A region of the Clupea harengus chromosome 7, Ch_v2.0.2, whole genome shotgun sequence genome:
CTTTATCATGCGTCTTCTAAAAGGTGTTATTGTTCACTTTTGCATCATAACACATTACTATACAATCATTTGTGCATGTTTTAGTTGCTTGTGCTTGCATTTCACAACCACAAAATATCATGTAgtaatatatttttctttctttctttctaggTGATGGAATGAATGCTTACATGGCCTACAGGGTGACCACTAAGGTGAGGGCTCTTTTCTGGAATTAATGAGCATTTCAGGACACCAAGCATCGAGTTGATGGCTGGAAGCTAATTTATGCTATCGTTGGTCAGAATGTTGTGACGTTCCTGAGGTCAGATAACATCCGCTTCTGTGATTTTGGCCATTTTCATCTCCATGCTGAAGCGCAATGTGGTTTGTGATGTAGTCTCCACCTTCAAAGCTATGTACGTGGTTTCTTTAATGTTTCTTTCATTCCTCTTCTTCTTAGACCTCTCTGAGAATTTTCGACCGCGGCGAGTTCTCTGTGAAGAGGAGGTTCAGTGACTTTCTGGGTCTTCACAGCAAACTGGCCTCCAAGTACCTTCACATCGGTTACATAGTCCCACCCGCCCCAGAGAAGAGCATTGTGGGTAAGAACCAGATTCCATTCAGGAAGAACAGCTCATGACTAAGATGACGGGAGCTACAGTATGCAGGTGTAAGCAGAAAAGGTGTACAAGTTATCTGTAAAACACAATTCTGCATGTATTGCATAAAATGTGTCTGCTAGTGTTTGACTTTGCCAATCCAAAAATAAACAATCCAAAGAGCTCTAATCTCTAGCATTGTGTGCAACCATTTCCAGGCATGACCAAGGTCAAGGTGGGGAAGGATGACTCCTCGTCCACTGAGTttgtggagaagagaagatcAGCTCTCGAGAGGTACCCCTGTCAAGCCTATAATGCTCCTTTACTGATTCTGTAACTAATGGGGAAACTTGCACTATTTTTGCATCTTTTGGGGTCAAAGCTTTTCCTAAGGACGATTTAATGATCGAAAACAGTTCAGttattgagttagaatgctatGACCGGCAACCGCAAAGCGGCTACACAATGTATCTCATGGGACAAGCATCtgtgtcaaagtaaactgctttagccacaggtctatctctgtaagGATCCTTTCAATGTCGTCAGACACGGGTAGTTACATTATGAGCCAATCCGTGGCGGAAGAAAACGGTTTACTTTGATGAAtgccccataggattacattgtatagctgttttgctGTTGCTGGTTATAGCGTTGCAGCTCAATACTAGATTGATTTTGatcgtttttgtccctagtgAAGAcccaaaaaaaagggaaaatagagcccaggttaaaaaaatcTGAGCTTTCCCTTTAAGATGACAAATCTGAACTTTCCCTTTAAGATGACAAATCTGAACTTTCCCTTTAAGATGACAAATCCGCAAGTAGAGTTTGTGGCTCATTTATCTAAGTAGGTACAAGCAGCTTCCAGTGCAAGTAATGATTTTTCTTCACACTTCTTCGCTGAGaaactccccccctctcctcatgCCGTACGGCCCTACCCGCCTTCATCCAAACATGAAAACACTTCAGCAGGAAAAGAGCATTCTTGTTCTGGTCTTTTGTTGGTGGAAAGGTTAACCAGCCAAACATTAGACAGCTCATAATCACTGGGCGCGCAGGTATCTACTGTCTGGTAACAgcagggaaaagagaggggagggggggaagggagaCCACAAGATGCTAGAGGTTTTCCGCCAAGTGGCTTGACCTGTATATATtcaccttcttcctcttctccttttgtCTCAATTCTGCCTTCTCTTCTacttcattgttttcttttcttttacttctatttgtatttctattctctctctcaggctatATTAGGGGCCAGTTTTTAGAATGATCTgaacatttttataaaaatgaaatgcaagCAAACAAACCCTTTCCCTTGACCTTTTCTATTGTGTAAAGTGATTGGAAGgtcaggcttgtgtgtgtgtgtgtgtgtgtgtgtgtgtgtgtgtgtgtgtgtgtgtgtgtgtgtgtgtgtgtgtgtgtgtgtgtgtgtgtgcgtgtgcgtgtgtgcgtgccatgCCTGTTCACATGCCATCAGTAGGAGAACTATATTCTGATGGCTGTAGGAAGGCAAATTCCATTTAGTTTCTACTGATATCGTTGTGAAGTGTTGAATCTTGTGCGTTTAGTAAATGAAAACGTTGCTTAAATGAAAGAACTTTGATATTTCAGGAAATATTCAGCAAGAGAAATCTACAACACCATATTGGACCTGCCTTGCACAATTTAAATACACCTTTAGGTCTTGGCCTGCTAGCATGGAGTATAGAGTGTGccactttgtttttcttcaggAAATTAGGAGTTGTGTGTAGACTACGTGACGTATAGGAGGTATGAGTTGGGGTTTGCCCTTCAGTTTGGGATATCTGAAGGTGTATGTTGTCTTGCTTGTGGCGTAGAATGTGTGGAAACAGTTTATCTGGAGTTTAGTGTTTAGAGTTTAGTGGAGTAGAATGTGTGGAAACCGTTTATCTGGAGTTTAGAGTTTAGTGGAGTAGAATGTGTGGAAACAGTTTATCTGGAGTTTAGAGTTTAGTGGCGTAGAAGGTCTGCAGCCCTCCATCTGGAAGTGTGCATGCAACATGATGAACTCTTTTCCAGGAGTAGGATCAGTGGTCTCTGCTCTTGAAGTTGGGCAGGGTGTGTAGGTAACAGAGTGTGTTCTTCTACAGGAAGCGGGGAGTGTATATAGGTAAGACCTTTTGTCTCCGATTATGTAGAGTAGAGGTAGGAAGCAGTGTCTTTTGTGTCGTAGTCACTGAAATGATCTGCTTATTTCTGCCGCAGTTTAATAGGGTGTAGCTGaccgtgtgtgtttctctaaaGGTACCTGATGAGAACCGTGAAGCACCCCACCTTACTGAACGATACAGATGTGCAGCAGTTCTTGGAGAACACAGAGGTACTGTCAGAGCACATCATACCTACACAGTGATGATTCAGATCATTTACATGTCTCTTCTACTGTTACATTGAATATGGGGGCTCTGTCAACGACTGCTGGCTTACTTTTTGAAGGCCATACCAGGGACTCAATTGGCGGAATTGGCTTAAAATTGACCTAAACTCTAGGTTTCTCAGAGTAAATCACAACGCTTTTAAAGTGAAGATATATTATGAACAAGGTAGCATATAGAGCTTTTTGTAAATACTCTGTAGTTTGAGTTCTACTGCTTCTCGTGGAGCTAAAGCCActattgtgtgatgtgtgcagaGGCCCAGAGCCTTAgaggaggctggctggctgcatCCATTGTAGAGCAATTACTGTATTAACACACCTCTAATGTAGCACCTTgcctggggagggggggagaaaggctTCCAGGAGGCCAATTGAAGGCTATTTCTCGCCAGCATCGTCCCTAGGGCCAGTTTTCGAGCCTCAAATGTATTAAATTAGATCCTGCATTGAAATGTATGGGAGTGGAGAAAACACcaaggagtggagagagggggtggggggggtgttggatgggcggggggcggtgggggggtggttggtCCCAGTGGGATTGGGTCTGAGCCCTCGGCCTGTTAACCGGTTTGTTTGCCCTTATTTGTCATTTCATCCCAGCTGCCTCGTGCGGTTAGTACACAGGCCCTGAGCGGAGCCGGAATATTGAGGATGGTAAACAAGGCTGCCGACGCTGTCAACAAAATGACAATCAAGATGAATGAATCGGATGCGGTAAGGGCTGATTTTTAGACTTGAATAATGAGACGAATTAATGAGCCTCTGCCCTAGAATCCctaagatgagagagagagaaagagagagggagggagggagagagtaaaagacagagagagagagagagagggagggagggagggaggaagggagggtgtaaaagacaaagagagagagagagagagggcagagaaagaaaaacaagtccgaagagagagagtgaacaaaaGGCCATGAAGCTCACCAGACTCACACCTACGTGTGCTACAAGTCAGTCATGCTGAGCAGAATTTACTGTTCGTCACCAAATAAAATTTTGTTCACTTGAATGTGGACTGTTAACATTGGTCTGTTACAGAGAGTACAGATTTGGGGTTACCACAAGCTGAGTATTTGAACTTTAACCTCTGGTACAAGTTAAAAGGTCACTACCACCAATTAGCCGTCATCTAGCATTCCTATAAAAACATGAGCAGATAAACCACTTGATGGAGACTGAATTGATCTGGAAAGTAAACTATTTGGGTTTGCTAATCAGCTCATCCAGAAGGTAAAATGCTAAATCAGTTCATGAGTGGGGCAAAAATAAGACAACACATTTACtctgatttttttatttccctcaGACATTGTGTATTTCCCCAATTAAACTTTCTATCACCACGTATCATATTGAAGCTAAATCACCTGACgttgtgtctgtctttgcagTGGTTTgaagagaagcagcagcagtttGAGAATCTGGACGCGCAGCTGCGTAAGCTCCATGCCAGCGTGGAGTCGCTGGTGTGCCACAGGAAAGGTAGGACTCAGGGCACCAGAGGGAGGCACTGTCACGGCCGTGGGCACGGAGCTCACCATGGCAGCACAGCTCTCGCTCAAATCACATTACATCTGTCTGGTGGACGGAATTGAAATGATTTTCCAAATTCACTTCTTTTCATGGTGCATAATGGAAGACGTGGAGTCCCTGCAGACTATGAGTTCCTTGATTTAGAAATAACATGGATTAAGGATTCTATGGAAACTTAgtcaaacgttttttttttttaattttgtttttttttaggattTCAGATTATTGATGTCATATTAGTTTAAAGCTTTGAAGTTTGCCAACCGAGTTCTGTGGTTGGGAAACCACTCAGAATATTTTTTATATAGCGTTTATCATCTTACTCATTTGATTTAAAGTCCTATAATTTAAATCTGTTGTATCTCAAACAAGCACAGTATGTAATGACTGTCTGAAAATAAGTAGTCTTAGCAAATTCACCTTAAATTGGCTCAGTGTCACCtctgctttctttttctttccttcagtttttgttttgctttacttttgtctttttgttattTGTCTTATTAATTGGTCTCTATACCTGATCTTATTAATTGTTCTCTCTATCTTATTAATTGTTCTCTCTATACATCTTATTCATTGGTCTCTAATACATCTTATGAATTGGTCTCTATACATCTGTTCTTTATATCTTATTAATTGTTCTCTCTATACATCTTATTAATTGTTCTCTCTATACATCTTATTAATTGGTCTCTATATCTTATTAATTGTTATCTCTATACATCTTATTAATTGGTCTCTCTATACATCTGGTTGTCTCTTCAGAGTTGTCCTTCAACACCGCTTCCTTCGCTAAGAGTGCAGCCATGCTGGGGAACTCTGAGGACCACACAGCCCTGTCCCGTGCCCTGTCCCAGCTGGCCGAGGTGGAAGAGAAGATTGACCAGCTGCATCAGGACCAGGCCTACGCTGACTTCTACCTGTTCTCCGAGCTGGTGGGGGACTACGTCCGCCTGCTCACTGCCGTCAAGGTAcgctcacacaaaaacacacacacaatatgttgaGGAATATGTCCTCttgatcaccacacacacacacacacacacacacacacacacacacacacacacacacacacacaaagacaaacacaaacacaaacacacactgatagaggAGTATGATGATTAATTAATGTGTTACCTAaacaatgtctgtctgtgtgtctctttcttcgGTGGCCCTGAAGGGTGTGTTTGACCAGCGTATGAAGACCTGGTCCAAGTGGCAGGACGCCCAGGTCATGCTCCAGAGAAAGCGTGAAGCTGAGGCCAAGCTCCAGTATGCTAATAAACCTGATAAGCTGCAGCAGGCCAAGGACGAGATCAAGGAggtaaagtacacacacacacacacacacacacacacacacacatattttcataaacacacacataccatataTACTCCATACACACCGTGcacattcatttgtttcaaGTGAATGGACTTCGAGTAATGTACTGAATTACCCATTTACATTCACAATGAGTTGATATTTATTTTTGGTATTCTAATATTAAACATACTAGCATTTgaaagcattgtgaaatctcCTTTAGTGGaggccacctacacacacacacgaacacgcactgACCAACTGCACACTCCCTGCTGCCGATGGCTAGCTTGAGAATCCAAGGCCTAAGTACTGATGCATAGGACTGGGAAACCTCTTCCTTTTCCCCATACGAACACCTCCAGAGGGAACTGTGCCCAGTGTCTGAGAGCAAGGAAGCCTAAGTTTATGACTGATCTGAATTATTTTGATCACAAAgcattttttcctttttccaccTTTTTTAATTTCTGCATTTTCCTTATCATGCTTCCCCCAACCCAAAAGGAGATTGTGGAGGTAGGACCCTGGCTTtcactgtatttctctctctttctttctttctttttttcaccagttctttttgcttgtgtgttagGATAACATCCTCAGTGTTGACTCCTGCCTTCTCCTGTTGGGCCACATATATATTCCGTTTCATAGCATGGCTCTGGAGAAAACCATTAGTGAGTGAGCTTAAATATGGATGGGAGTTAGACGGTTAACTAGGGCAGAGCTGAAGTTGGGGGCAGTAATGAGACGTGTTTATACTCTGGCCCTGTGAGGCTACCTGTTGTTGGCATCTTTGTCAAAACCTTCCACAAGATATGTATCCATTGAAGTGCACCACCCAAATTCAGTCTCATGAAAGGCTGTTTGTCTTACTCATAAGTTAGCGTTAGACTGCTAGAGATGGTCAACGCTACTTTTCAGCCCAAACGAATAGGTTTACCTAGGGGTTATTCTTCAACATATTTATTGGTCACAGGATATTTTTGCCTCCTTCTGTGATCCAAACAGTAGGCTAAACCTGAAACCGAACAATCTCCTATTTAACATGCTTCATTTCTGGCATGTTGGATATTGGGACCTCCGTTTGTCTTATTTTACAGATTAGTGTTTGTTTTAGGTCTTATAACATTTCCCATGGTCAGTCAGTCCAGAAGTCATCACTTGCTCCAAATTCATAttttataaaacatatttattattatcgtAGTACATACATAAAGATaacacctgtgtttgtgtttagactGTATGTAGACACAGTTTGATGTTTTAGTgctgcatgcatacatactcaATCCATTTACTTTTACAggtacaaatgtgtttttacaCAGAACATTCATCATTTTAATCATCCCATCCTCACTTGAAACATTTACATTAGCTTTAGCATTAGCAGCCTGTGTTTGTACAGCACAGCCTGTATAGACGTCGGTTCGTTATACTGTTTTGTATCCTAAtagtttctccttttctttacTAGAAGGTCTGCTTGTTAGAAAATGGTAGTAAGCGCAGTCAACCATAGCATAGCAGCACAACGCTTGAGTGAAGAAATGCTCACCTTTTTAGATTCTCACACCGGTGGAAATGTATTTTCTCTCTTGCAGTGGGAAGGTAAGGTCGAGCAAGGAGAGCGAGAGTTTGAGCAGATTTCAAAAACCATTCGCAAGGAGGTGGGCAGGTTTGAGGTAAGAGCACAGGCCTACATATTAAATGAACAGTCAGTATCAATATCACTGTCTTTGGGCCTGAATTAAGTGCCCCTTATTACTAGAGTTATGAATTCACCAGTACTCAGCTTCATCTTTAAATGTGTGTCCTCTTACAAACAGGGTTATAGGTTATAACAGTTGTTATATAAGGTTATCAAATCTTTCCAACACCAATGGCCTCTCCCCCAATGATAACTGGGCACTGTTGTTGTGTGCCTCTTGCTTCTGTctgcagaaagaaagagtgaaggacTTCAAAGTGGTCATCAT
Encoded here:
- the snx2 gene encoding sorting nexin-2 isoform X1, coding for MAAEMEPPPLGDAEQTDFREVEDGEDLFVSTVTTLESSPSSPPEPASLPAEDVSVNSNGPKPAEIILDDDPEDLFAEATEEVSLDSPEREPILSDGPSPAITPVTPTVMITPRIEPAMFDHSPEEEEEEEEENGDTFDMNISVSDPEKVGDGMNAYMAYRVTTKTSLRIFDRGEFSVKRRFSDFLGLHSKLASKYLHIGYIVPPAPEKSIVGMTKVKVGKDDSSSTEFVEKRRSALERYLMRTVKHPTLLNDTDVQQFLENTELPRAVSTQALSGAGILRMVNKAADAVNKMTIKMNESDAWFEEKQQQFENLDAQLRKLHASVESLVCHRKELSFNTASFAKSAAMLGNSEDHTALSRALSQLAEVEEKIDQLHQDQAYADFYLFSELVGDYVRLLTAVKGVFDQRMKTWSKWQDAQVMLQRKREAEAKLQYANKPDKLQQAKDEIKEEIVEWEGKVEQGEREFEQISKTIRKEVGRFEKERVKDFKVVIIKYLESLVSTQQQLIKYWEAFLPEAKAIA
- the snx2 gene encoding sorting nexin-2 isoform X2 — its product is MAAEMEPPPLGDAEQTDFREVEDGEDLFVSTVTTLESSPSSPPEPASLPAEDVSVNSNGPKPAEIILDDDPEDLFAEATEEVSLDSPEREPILSDGPSPAITPVTPTVMITPRIEPAMFDHSPEEEEEEEEENGDTFDMNISVSDPEKVGDGMNAYMAYRVTTKTSLRIFDRGEFSVKRRFSDFLGLHSKLASKYLHIGYIVPPAPEKSIVGMTKVKVGKDDSSSTEFVEKRRSALERYLMRTVKHPTLLNDTDVQQFLENTELPRAVSTQALSGAGILRMVNKAADAVNKMTIKMNESDAWFEEKQQQFENLDAQLRKLHASVESLVCHRKELSFNTASFAKSAAMLGNSEDHTALSRALSQLAEVEEKIDQLHQDQAYADFYLFSELVGDYVRLLTAVKGVFDQRMKTWSKWQDAQVMLQRKREAEAKLQYANKPDKLQQAKDEIKEWEGKVEQGEREFEQISKTIRKEVGRFEKERVKDFKVVIIKYLESLVSTQQQLIKYWEAFLPEAKAIA